From Paenibacillus graminis, a single genomic window includes:
- a CDS encoding oxidoreductase: MMSKVWLITGSSRGLGLEIAKAVLNNGDKVVATARRPEQLNSLVQKYGDQVRTAELDVTNAASAKAAVQLALDEFGALDVVVNNAGYANSSPIEETPDEDFRAQIEANLFGVINVTKAALPVLRKQRSGHFIQISSVGGRVGGTPGLAAYQAAKFAVAGFSEVLHNEVKPLGIKVTIIEPGAFRTDWGGSSMIIPPVGEDYEQTVGAMNRYRISVNGKENGDPVRAAGIIAGLVRLEEPPLRLLLGPEAVALARAASEARAEEVEKWADISMSTNYLDLNEMVDNPVLQRIKNQAP; the protein is encoded by the coding sequence ATGATGAGTAAAGTATGGCTGATTACCGGCAGCTCGCGTGGTCTAGGTCTGGAAATTGCCAAAGCGGTCTTAAACAATGGGGATAAAGTGGTGGCAACTGCCCGCCGTCCAGAGCAGCTTAACAGTCTTGTACAGAAATATGGCGATCAGGTACGCACAGCTGAGCTGGATGTCACCAATGCTGCTTCAGCAAAAGCGGCAGTCCAGCTGGCACTGGATGAATTCGGAGCGCTGGATGTGGTAGTGAACAATGCCGGTTATGCCAACAGCTCTCCAATTGAGGAGACGCCTGACGAGGATTTCCGGGCACAGATTGAAGCTAATCTGTTCGGCGTGATCAATGTGACCAAAGCTGCGCTGCCGGTGCTGCGCAAGCAGCGCAGCGGACATTTCATTCAGATTTCATCCGTCGGCGGACGGGTGGGAGGGACACCGGGGCTTGCAGCCTATCAGGCGGCTAAATTCGCGGTTGCCGGCTTCTCGGAGGTGCTTCATAACGAAGTAAAACCGCTTGGCATCAAGGTCACCATCATTGAACCGGGAGCCTTCCGGACCGATTGGGGCGGGTCTTCAATGATCATTCCTCCCGTCGGAGAGGACTATGAGCAGACCGTGGGGGCGATGAATAGATACCGTATATCCGTAAACGGAAAAGAGAACGGTGATCCGGTCCGTGCCGCGGGGATCATCGCGGGTTTGGTCCGGCTGGAGGAGCCCCCGCTGCGCCTTCTGCTAGGTCCTGAAGCAGTAGCACTGGCCCGTGCAGCCTCAGAGGCCCGTGCGGAAGAAGTGGAGAAATGGGCTGACATAAGCATGTCTACCAATTATTTGGATTTGAATGAAATGGTTGACAATCCAGTTCTTCAGCGGATTAAGAATCAGGCACCCTAA
- a CDS encoding lantibiotic protection ABC transporter ATP-binding protein encodes MQYILETKHLSKRFKRQQAVEDVSLKIPAGRVYGLLGPNGAGKTTTLKMITGLLRPSGGEILIGGKPWERKQLERIGALIESPALYGNLTARENLTVHTKLLGQPARRIDEVLHTVDLQETGSKKASQFSLGMKQRLGIAIALLNRPELLILDEPTNGLDPLGIQELRELIRSFPAQGITVILSSHILSEVELIADYIGIISGGRLGYESIIHDGEDLETLFMQVVARNREQAGVHHA; translated from the coding sequence ATGCAATACATTTTGGAGACTAAGCATTTGAGCAAGCGGTTCAAGCGGCAGCAGGCCGTGGAGGACGTTTCACTGAAGATCCCGGCAGGCAGGGTATACGGACTGCTTGGACCGAATGGGGCAGGCAAAACGACGACACTGAAAATGATTACAGGACTTCTGCGCCCGAGCGGGGGAGAGATTCTGATCGGCGGCAAGCCCTGGGAGAGAAAGCAGCTGGAGCGGATTGGCGCATTGATTGAATCTCCGGCGCTGTACGGGAACCTTACGGCCCGGGAAAACCTGACGGTTCATACAAAGCTGCTGGGGCAGCCTGCGCGAAGAATAGATGAGGTGCTGCACACCGTGGATTTACAGGAGACCGGCTCCAAAAAGGCCTCCCAATTTTCCCTCGGCATGAAACAAAGACTGGGCATCGCGATTGCTCTGCTGAACCGTCCGGAGCTGCTGATTCTGGATGAGCCGACGAACGGTCTGGACCCGCTCGGCATTCAGGAGCTGCGGGAACTGATCCGCTCCTTTCCGGCGCAGGGCATTACGGTGATTCTCTCCAGCCACATTTTGTCCGAGGTGGAGCTGATTGCCGATTATATCGGCATTATCAGCGGCGGGCGGCTGGGCTATGAGAGCATAATACACGATGGCGAAGATCTGGAAACCCTGTTCATGCAGGTCGTTGCCCGGAACCGGGAACAGGCGGGGGTGCACCATGCTTAA
- a CDS encoding FAD/NAD(P)-binding protein, with protein sequence MSLEALNERVITDLSYLAYGGADWVRPLTHPEGHVYDVVVVGGGQSGLGAAFGLLRERISNILVIDENSEGAEGPWETYARMVTLRTPKHLTSVDLGIPSLTFRSWWEAQNGSEGWDAIDKIPRGEWMNYLRWYRRILGLPVINEVQLKLIEPCEEGIHRLHISGAGAPSGQLLARKVVLATGIQGGGEWHVPPMVADYLPKALYAHTSEAIDCNVLRGKRIAVLGGGASAFDNANFLLTEGVAEVHVFVRREQLPNINPIRQMEVSGMIERFHTLPDSDKYAVISHFFKTNQPPTNDTFARAAAWPGFQLHLGSPWLKVEAIGDKAVVTTPKGEFSFDFLVVSTGLLSDPGLRAELRLVDSHIARWSDCYEAPPELANPLLDAHPYLTPGFALQSRDEAGRALVHGLFVFNYSALASCGLSASAISGMKNAVPKLVAGVADQLFTDNREAILNAFFAYDEVEFTGAWPLKTLG encoded by the coding sequence ATGAGTCTGGAAGCCTTAAATGAACGTGTGATCACCGATCTTTCCTATCTTGCTTATGGAGGCGCAGACTGGGTAAGGCCGCTAACCCATCCTGAAGGCCATGTGTATGATGTTGTGGTTGTCGGCGGGGGACAAAGCGGCCTGGGGGCGGCTTTTGGATTGTTGCGTGAACGGATATCCAACATTCTGGTCATTGACGAGAACAGTGAAGGAGCCGAGGGGCCTTGGGAGACTTATGCGCGGATGGTCACGCTGCGGACTCCCAAACATTTAACTTCTGTGGATTTAGGGATTCCTTCACTGACCTTCCGTTCCTGGTGGGAGGCGCAGAACGGATCTGAGGGCTGGGACGCCATAGATAAGATCCCGCGCGGCGAGTGGATGAACTATCTTCGCTGGTACCGCAGGATTCTGGGTTTGCCTGTGATCAATGAGGTGCAGCTTAAGCTGATAGAACCATGCGAAGAAGGGATTCACCGCTTGCATATCTCTGGTGCAGGAGCACCGTCCGGGCAATTGCTGGCGCGCAAGGTTGTGCTGGCCACAGGCATCCAGGGCGGAGGCGAATGGCATGTGCCGCCGATGGTGGCCGACTATCTGCCGAAAGCTCTATACGCCCATACCTCCGAGGCGATAGACTGCAATGTCCTGCGCGGGAAAAGAATTGCGGTTCTCGGCGGCGGTGCCTCGGCCTTCGACAATGCGAACTTTCTGCTCACGGAGGGGGTGGCGGAGGTTCATGTATTTGTCCGCCGCGAGCAGCTTCCGAATATCAACCCGATCCGCCAGATGGAGGTATCGGGCATGATTGAACGGTTTCATACCTTGCCTGACTCTGATAAATACGCCGTAATTTCACATTTTTTCAAAACGAATCAGCCGCCGACCAATGATACCTTCGCCCGTGCGGCGGCTTGGCCGGGCTTCCAGCTTCATCTCGGTTCACCGTGGCTGAAGGTGGAAGCAATCGGCGACAAGGCGGTCGTGACAACGCCGAAAGGGGAATTCTCCTTTGATTTTCTTGTGGTCAGCACCGGACTGCTCAGCGACCCAGGGCTGCGTGCGGAGCTGCGGCTGGTAGACAGCCATATCGCCCGCTGGAGCGACTGCTACGAAGCGCCGCCGGAGCTGGCGAACCCGCTGCTGGATGCGCATCCGTATCTCACTCCGGGCTTTGCGCTCCAAAGCCGGGATGAAGCGGGCCGGGCGCTTGTTCACGGCCTGTTCGTTTTCAACTATTCAGCGCTTGCCAGCTGCGGCCTGTCGGCTTCGGCTATCTCCGGCATGAAGAATGCCGTGCCAAAGCTTGTGGCTGGGGTGGCCGACCAGCTGTTCACGGATAACCGCGAAGCCATCCTAAATGCATTTTTCGCTTATGATGAGGTTGAGTTTACCGGAGCGTGGCCTTTGAAAACGCTGGGCTGA
- a CDS encoding SDR family NAD(P)-dependent oxidoreductase: MESQTNTYLTVQAPLASRFGARTTAAEVIGGLDLTGKVAIVTGGYSGIGLETSRVLAEAGATVIVPARTPVKAKAAVSGIPRLELETLDLMDPASIDSFAMRFIASGRPLHFLINSAGIMAAPLTRDARGYESQFATNHLGHFQLTARLWPALQQAGRARVISVSSRAHRLGGVDLTDPNFERREYDKWKSYAQSKSANVLFAVALDGKAKAYGGRAFAVHPGLIPSSGIGRFLETEETGVKPVKVQPAQEDGKGQPVWVSNPLSASKKGARIRASFFGWNERATFSMPRPQAVNICALALMRLPSIISS; the protein is encoded by the coding sequence ATGGAATCACAAACCAACACTTATCTAACGGTTCAAGCGCCGCTCGCAAGTCGGTTCGGTGCCCGGACGACAGCCGCCGAGGTGATCGGCGGCCTGGATCTGACCGGCAAGGTAGCAATTGTAACAGGCGGATATTCCGGGATTGGTCTGGAAACCTCACGTGTGCTTGCCGAAGCGGGGGCCACTGTAATCGTTCCGGCACGGACTCCGGTAAAGGCCAAAGCTGCCGTCTCCGGCATCCCCCGCCTGGAGCTGGAAACTCTTGATCTGATGGACCCCGCCTCGATCGACAGCTTCGCCATGCGGTTCATCGCTTCTGGGCGGCCGCTTCATTTCCTTATCAACAGTGCGGGTATTATGGCTGCGCCGTTGACGCGTGATGCACGCGGTTATGAGTCGCAGTTCGCCACCAACCATCTGGGGCATTTTCAGCTGACGGCCCGCCTCTGGCCTGCCTTGCAGCAAGCGGGTCGGGCCCGGGTCATCTCGGTTTCATCCCGGGCGCACCGTCTCGGCGGTGTTGATCTCACCGATCCGAATTTTGAGCGGCGGGAATATGACAAATGGAAGTCTTATGCCCAGTCCAAAAGCGCGAATGTGCTGTTCGCGGTTGCCCTGGACGGGAAAGCCAAAGCGTATGGAGGCCGGGCCTTTGCCGTTCATCCGGGTCTTATCCCTTCCTCGGGGATAGGCCGTTTTCTGGAGACGGAAGAAACTGGGGTTAAACCCGTCAAGGTTCAACCGGCACAGGAAGACGGGAAGGGGCAGCCTGTATGGGTCTCTAATCCATTATCTGCATCAAAGAAGGGCGCCCGAATTAGGGCGTCCTTCTTTGGATGGAACGAGCGGGCAACGTTCTCGATGCCTCGTCCTCAGGCGGTAAATATCTGCGCACTGGCCTTGATGCGTCTGCCGTCGATTATTTCTTCATAA
- a CDS encoding glycosyltransferase family 4 protein, whose translation MRLALFTDTFLPQTNGVARTLGQLTGHLNRRGIEHLLFTPKSAPEDSYPDPVRPVASIPFFLYPECRLALPSMSSIQSQLNAFQPDLLHMSTPFNIGLCGLRYAHRQGLPHVASYHTHFDRYLEYYRMRRIVPLYWRYMKWFHRSCGATFAPSRETAEILREQGFERLRLWSRGIDCRQYSPDKRQAAGVKERYGIAVPLVLLYVGRIAPEKDIATLLHALQLLPESVAAGVHLLVVGDGPLLPELRARAPRNVTFTGAKHGEELAELYASADLFVFPSSTETFGNVVLEAMASGLPVVAAGAGGSKELVMPGVTGVLFQPHDPGSLAEELCRMSSDSMLRTAMGSEGRRQALGRSWEQIFDGLIRDYEEIIDGRRIKASAQIFTA comes from the coding sequence ATGCGCCTGGCCTTATTTACGGACACGTTTCTTCCGCAAACCAACGGTGTTGCCCGCACGCTTGGCCAGTTAACCGGCCATCTGAACCGCCGGGGGATTGAGCATCTGCTGTTCACGCCCAAATCCGCCCCCGAAGACAGCTACCCCGATCCGGTCCGTCCTGTTGCCAGTATCCCGTTTTTTCTCTATCCGGAATGCAGGCTGGCTCTCCCGAGCATGTCCTCCATTCAGAGCCAGCTGAACGCCTTCCAGCCCGATCTGCTGCATATGTCCACCCCGTTCAATATCGGCCTCTGCGGCCTCCGTTATGCACACAGGCAGGGCCTGCCCCATGTAGCCTCCTACCATACCCATTTCGACCGTTACCTTGAATATTACCGCATGCGCCGGATTGTCCCACTCTACTGGAGGTATATGAAATGGTTCCACCGCTCCTGCGGTGCCACCTTTGCCCCGTCGCGGGAAACGGCAGAGATCCTGCGGGAGCAGGGCTTCGAACGGCTGCGCCTCTGGTCCAGAGGCATTGACTGCCGGCAGTATTCCCCGGATAAACGCCAGGCCGCCGGCGTAAAGGAGCGCTACGGAATAGCCGTTCCGCTTGTACTGCTGTATGTAGGCCGGATTGCCCCGGAAAAGGATATCGCCACCCTGCTGCACGCTCTGCAGTTGCTGCCGGAATCCGTTGCCGCCGGAGTCCACCTGCTGGTGGTTGGCGACGGACCGCTGCTGCCCGAGCTGCGTGCCCGGGCACCGCGCAATGTCACCTTCACCGGCGCCAAGCACGGCGAAGAGCTGGCGGAGCTGTACGCCTCCGCCGACCTGTTCGTGTTCCCGTCCAGCACGGAAACCTTCGGCAATGTAGTGCTGGAAGCTATGGCCTCAGGGCTGCCTGTCGTTGCCGCCGGTGCAGGCGGAAGCAAGGAACTGGTCATGCCCGGGGTTACAGGGGTGCTGTTTCAGCCGCATGATCCGGGCTCGCTCGCGGAGGAACTATGCCGCATGTCCAGCGATTCCATGCTGCGGACGGCTATGGGGAGTGAGGGGCGGAGACAGGCGCTAGGCCGCTCCTGGGAACAGATTTTTGACGGACTGATCCGGGATTATGAAGAAATAATCGACGGCAGACGCATCAAGGCCAGTGCGCAGATATTTACCGCCTGA
- a CDS encoding TetR/AcrR family transcriptional regulator translates to MMSKRDDILNATLDLIDEEGLQSVTIAKIMKRAKVGSGTLFNYFSNKEELVNEVYKAARKHMGEALLRNYNPGLSLYERYKCLQLNRLHFGLSSPKEFLFIDSYSYSPYISADLRKMEDASREIMLSLIEEGQTQGIFKEMDPHLSHQIIHGIMVSIVKGFIIQKYPLDELQVQQTLEACWKAIRV, encoded by the coding sequence ATGATGAGTAAACGCGACGATATACTGAACGCCACATTGGATCTGATTGATGAGGAAGGTCTGCAGTCTGTGACCATTGCCAAGATCATGAAGAGGGCAAAAGTGGGCTCCGGCACGCTTTTCAACTATTTCAGCAATAAAGAAGAATTGGTCAACGAGGTGTACAAGGCGGCTCGTAAGCATATGGGTGAAGCCCTGCTGCGGAATTATAATCCCGGTCTAAGCCTGTATGAAAGATACAAATGCCTGCAGCTGAACAGGCTGCATTTTGGATTATCCTCTCCAAAGGAATTTCTGTTCATCGACAGTTATTCCTATTCTCCTTACATTTCAGCCGATCTCCGTAAAATGGAGGATGCTTCGCGGGAGATCATGCTCTCTCTGATTGAAGAAGGACAAACTCAGGGAATATTCAAGGAAATGGACCCGCACTTGTCCCATCAGATTATTCACGGGATTATGGTATCCATTGTCAAGGGCTTCATCATTCAAAAATACCCCCTGGACGAGCTGCAGGTGCAGCAAACGCTGGAGGCTTGCTGGAAGGCCATCAGAGTGTAA
- a CDS encoding UbiD family decarboxylase, translating into MRYRSMEECIADLEKHGHLVRIQEEVDPDLEMAAIHLKVYEAGGPALLFEKVKGSKYRAVSNLFGTIERSKFIFRDTWESSQDVIALRSDPMKALKQPFKYIGTGLAARKALPLKKGNGIPAGFEEIRISDLPQIKHWPGDGGAFVTLPQVYSEDPDKPGIMNSNLGMYRIQLSGNEYEINKEVGVHYQIHRGIGIHQTKATKRGQPLKVSCFIGGPPAHTLAAVMPLPEGLSEMTFAGLLAGRHFRYSYVDGFCVSSDADFVITGEIHPGETRPEGPFGDHLGYYSLTHPFPVMKVHKVYAKQGAIFPFTVVGRPPQEDTSFGELIHELTGGAVKQEVPGVKEVHAVDAAGVHPLLFAIGSERYTPYQQLKQPAELLTIANRILGTGQLSLAKYLFITAEEERPVSTHNIRDFLAYILERINLRRDIHFQTNTTIDTLDYSGTGINSGSKVVFAAVGEQKRTLCTEVPEILEKLENLEKLQGFGQAKLIMPGIVALQGTKFTNYAEARKETDMLSAAIQEQGGLDACPMIILCDDSTFMSESLSNFLWATFTRSNPSHDIYGVNSGVEHKHWFCDNVMIDARVKPHQAPPLIPDAAVERKIERFFVQGAVLGGLRKKELS; encoded by the coding sequence ATGAGATACCGCAGTATGGAAGAATGTATTGCCGATTTGGAGAAACATGGACATTTGGTCCGCATACAGGAGGAAGTTGATCCTGATCTGGAGATGGCCGCGATCCATCTGAAGGTCTACGAGGCAGGCGGTCCGGCCCTGCTTTTCGAGAAGGTCAAGGGCTCGAAATACCGTGCAGTGTCGAACCTGTTCGGCACTATAGAACGCAGCAAATTTATCTTCCGCGATACCTGGGAATCGTCCCAGGATGTGATCGCTTTACGCAGTGATCCTATGAAGGCGCTCAAACAGCCTTTTAAATACATCGGGACAGGACTGGCTGCCAGAAAAGCGCTGCCGCTGAAAAAGGGAAACGGTATACCGGCCGGCTTCGAGGAGATTCGGATCTCAGATCTGCCGCAGATTAAGCATTGGCCCGGCGATGGCGGCGCTTTTGTTACTCTGCCACAGGTCTATTCCGAGGACCCTGACAAGCCGGGGATCATGAATTCCAATCTGGGCATGTACCGTATCCAGCTAAGCGGCAATGAGTATGAGATCAATAAGGAAGTCGGCGTGCATTATCAGATTCACCGGGGCATTGGCATTCACCAAACCAAGGCGACGAAAAGAGGTCAGCCGCTCAAGGTCAGCTGCTTCATCGGAGGACCTCCCGCGCATACCCTGGCGGCAGTCATGCCTTTGCCCGAAGGGTTAAGCGAGATGACCTTCGCCGGGCTGCTGGCGGGCCGCCACTTCCGGTACAGCTATGTGGACGGCTTTTGTGTGAGCAGTGACGCCGATTTCGTGATTACGGGCGAGATTCATCCCGGCGAGACCCGGCCGGAGGGGCCTTTTGGCGACCATCTGGGCTACTACAGCCTGACCCATCCGTTCCCTGTGATGAAGGTGCATAAGGTTTATGCGAAACAAGGGGCGATCTTCCCGTTCACTGTTGTAGGACGCCCGCCGCAGGAGGATACCTCTTTCGGGGAACTGATTCATGAATTGACAGGCGGTGCGGTGAAGCAGGAGGTGCCGGGAGTGAAAGAGGTGCATGCGGTCGATGCGGCAGGCGTACATCCTTTGCTGTTCGCTATTGGCAGCGAGCGTTATACACCTTACCAGCAGTTGAAGCAGCCGGCGGAGCTGCTGACCATCGCTAACCGGATACTCGGGACAGGCCAGCTCAGCTTGGCGAAGTATCTGTTCATTACTGCAGAGGAAGAGAGGCCGGTCAGCACTCACAACATCAGGGATTTCCTGGCGTATATTCTGGAGCGGATCAATCTGCGGCGGGACATCCATTTTCAGACTAATACAACCATAGACACTCTGGATTACTCCGGCACGGGAATTAACAGCGGCAGTAAAGTGGTTTTTGCAGCGGTGGGAGAACAGAAGCGGACCTTGTGTACGGAGGTGCCGGAGATACTGGAGAAACTGGAGAATCTGGAAAAGCTGCAAGGGTTCGGACAGGCGAAATTGATTATGCCGGGGATCGTGGCCCTGCAGGGAACGAAGTTCACGAATTATGCGGAAGCACGGAAGGAAACGGACATGTTGAGCGCCGCGATTCAAGAGCAGGGGGGGCTGGATGCATGCCCGATGATCATTTTATGCGATGACAGCACGTTCATGAGTGAATCATTGAGCAACTTCCTCTGGGCGACCTTCACACGCAGCAATCCCTCACATGATATCTACGGGGTGAACAGCGGCGTAGAGCACAAGCACTGGTTCTGTGACAATGTGATGATCGATGCCCGTGTGAAGCCGCATCAGGCACCGCCGCTGATTCCGGATGCGGCAGTGGAACGGAAGATTGAACGCTTTTTTGTACAGGGGGCTGTGCTGGGCGGATTGCGGAAAAAAGAGCTGAGTTAG
- a CDS encoding GNAT family N-acetyltransferase, which translates to MEVLETQRLTVRGFQPEDWEDLHEYLSREEVVRYEPYGVFDAKASRAEALRRSADPAFWAVCLKESGKMIGNLYFQQQEPLTFRTWELGYVFNSEFHNKGYAAEACQRLLKYAFCNLQARRVTAHCDPRNFPSWRLLERLQLRREGHLLQTGYFKCDNEGQPLWHDTYAYGILDREWLNSNQADPQSRKV; encoded by the coding sequence ATGGAAGTTCTGGAAACACAGCGGTTAACGGTTAGAGGCTTCCAGCCGGAGGATTGGGAGGATCTGCATGAATATCTTTCCCGGGAAGAGGTGGTGAGGTACGAGCCATACGGGGTTTTTGATGCGAAAGCGAGCCGGGCGGAGGCACTTCGGCGCTCTGCGGACCCTGCCTTTTGGGCGGTATGCCTGAAGGAGTCCGGGAAAATGATCGGGAATCTGTATTTTCAGCAGCAGGAGCCGCTGACTTTCCGGACTTGGGAGCTTGGCTATGTCTTCAACAGTGAATTCCATAACAAGGGTTATGCGGCGGAGGCTTGTCAAAGGTTACTGAAATACGCTTTCTGTAATCTGCAGGCTCGAAGAGTGACCGCACACTGTGATCCCCGCAACTTCCCCTCCTGGCGTCTGCTGGAGCGTCTCCAGCTGCGCCGCGAAGGGCATTTGCTTCAGACCGGATATTTTAAATGTGACAATGAAGGACAGCCCCTCTGGCATGACACCTATGCCTATGGAATCCTTGACAGGGAATGGCTGAACAGCAACCAGGCAGATCCGCAGAGTCGGAAGGTATAG
- a CDS encoding helix-turn-helix transcriptional regulator → MKIDRLLGIVVYLLNRETVSARVLAEKFEVSPRTIQRDMASISLAGIPVGSQQGLNGGYYIIDSYKMNRQLLHSEDYTYILAALKGLLSGYDNQRAQGTVEIMTSLAPDKAALGPMLQLNLGVLREGEGTDGNIAMVEKALREKIRLGFQYTDARGGVTDRGVEPLLLTYKWYAWYLFAYCCDKLDYRLFRLSRMRAVHLMSQAFTLTHKDAEQLLSEHSDVRPQVKVRLACKGEHRVLLQEAFPQAELLEEPEGEFLMSFTVPEEERGWFGKLLEYSQLITVLEPERLRRRMHSQAALILEKYR, encoded by the coding sequence ATGAAGATTGACCGTCTGCTGGGGATCGTGGTCTATCTGCTTAACCGTGAAACGGTCAGTGCCCGGGTGCTGGCTGAGAAGTTTGAAGTGTCGCCGCGCACTATCCAGCGGGATATGGCGTCCATCAGTCTGGCCGGAATTCCTGTGGGCTCGCAGCAGGGGCTGAATGGCGGCTACTACATCATTGACAGTTATAAAATGAACAGACAGCTCCTCCATTCCGAAGATTATACATATATTCTTGCTGCGCTGAAGGGCCTGCTATCCGGGTATGACAACCAGCGGGCACAGGGCACTGTTGAGATTATGACTTCTCTCGCTCCCGACAAAGCGGCACTTGGGCCAATGCTCCAGCTGAACCTGGGCGTGCTGCGTGAAGGAGAGGGGACAGACGGGAATATAGCTATGGTGGAAAAGGCGCTAAGAGAGAAAATAAGGCTTGGATTTCAGTATACGGATGCCCGCGGCGGCGTAACGGACAGAGGGGTGGAGCCGCTGCTATTGACCTATAAATGGTACGCCTGGTATCTGTTCGCATATTGCTGCGACAAGCTGGATTACCGGCTGTTCCGCCTCTCCCGGATGCGGGCCGTTCACCTGATGTCCCAGGCATTTACTTTAACGCATAAGGATGCAGAGCAGCTCCTGTCAGAGCACAGCGACGTCCGGCCGCAAGTGAAAGTCCGTCTGGCCTGTAAGGGAGAGCACAGGGTGCTGCTCCAGGAGGCGTTTCCGCAAGCTGAGCTGCTGGAGGAGCCCGAAGGTGAGTTCCTGATGTCCTTTACTGTCCCGGAAGAGGAGCGTGGCTGGTTCGGTAAGCTGCTGGAGTACAGCCAACTGATTACGGTGCTTGAGCCAGAGCGTCTGAGACGGAGAATGCACAGCCAAGCTGCATTAATCCTGGAAAAGTACCGCTGA